The region CTACGCTGCCGAAACGATGTACACGAATGGCGAAATCAAGCTTATTCGCGAACGCCAGACTTTCGAACAGCTCTTGCAGAACGACAGAATTATTGAATTATAAACTTCGCATAGCTTCGTTGCTCGCCTCCTTACGTACATCTTAGTACGCTACGGAGGCTCGCGTCTTGCTCTGCTCGTTTCTAATTCAATACTGAAGTTGGATTGTAGTTGATTTGATATAATCAAGATTATTGCTCCGCTTTCTTTATATAGAGATAAAGTGGTAAAGTTGTGAAAAATGGTTGTTGTTGCGAGAATGGAGCGTCGGCCAAGGTATTTTCTTCGCAGTAGCGTGCAAAACGAGAGTCGTGAACGACTCTAGCAGGCGTTCATGACCGAGTGAAGCCGCTGACGCCGTAGGCGTCAAAAGCATCAAAGGCGAATGCTGCGGTTGCACTTGTGCAAACATAGCTGAGCCGTAATTGCTGATGCTTTTTCAAAAATCAAATTACTACCTTTGCTCTCGGAAATAAGACTATGGGAAATTTACGCGCGATTCTCATGCCCATTGCGATTCTTGCGGGCATCCTCATTCCTCAGGCGCACTTTTTGTCGCCGCTCTTGCCGTTCACTATCGGCATCATGATGTTCCTTACGTTCGTGACGAAAATTCCGCCGCAAACGCATGGCTACACGTTCAAGATTGAGGTTCGAGCTTTTGTCGTGAGCCTTATCATGATTGCGCTCCTCTGGGGAATTGTGGAACTATTCCACTTGCCGCGCGAGGTGCTTTTGGGCGGTGCGATTATTGCGCTTTGCCCACCTGCGAATGCGGCCCCTGCGATGGCGAAGATGCTTGGTGGCAGTGCGTCCCTGGCGCTCAAGATTTTTCTCAGCGGAAATTTGATAGCCTGCTTTAGCATTCCGATTGTCTTTGGGTATTTGACTGGATCCAATGCGAACCTCTCCGAAATTGCGATGAAGATTTTCAACACAATACAACCGATTATCAGCATTCCCCTGGCGTTTGCGTTTGGACTCCGTAACTTTTACCCGGAACTTGCCGACCGTGCCGCAAAATACCAAAAGTACACCATGTTCGTTTGGACGTTCTCGGTGTTCATTATTTTGTCTAAGGCAAGCTTCGACATTCGCGAGATGGGCTTTGCCGACTTGTGGAATAGCGGAAAGCTCCCGCTCATGGCTGCAGTTTCGCTGGTGCTTTGCATTGTGCAGTTCTGGCTTGGCTGGGTG is a window of Fibrobacter succinogenes DNA encoding:
- a CDS encoding bile acid:sodium symporter, yielding MGNLRAILMPIAILAGILIPQAHFLSPLLPFTIGIMMFLTFVTKIPPQTHGYTFKIEVRAFVVSLIMIALLWGIVELFHLPREVLLGGAIIALCPPANAAPAMAKMLGGSASLALKIFLSGNLIACFSIPIVFGYLTGSNANLSEIAMKIFNTIQPIISIPLAFAFGLRNFYPELADRAAKYQKYTMFVWTFSVFIILSKASFDIREMGFADLWNSGKLPLMAAVSLVLCIVQFWLGWVCERGRRPIEGSQSMGQKNTTLVIWVSSLYAGPVVALAPTCYVVWQNLVLSYMTAKIKPKNS